One window of the Montipora foliosa isolate CH-2021 chromosome 4, ASM3666993v2, whole genome shotgun sequence genome contains the following:
- the LOC137999873 gene encoding cyclo(L-leucyl-L-leucyl) synthase-like encodes MSHSEISQAVLNGKKFLHDRKTLLLGISPGNPYYYRSDVLERLFDFAKQSADKVLVFIPDKILEHNFRAVGSKNPERSAHVKANRLRNKCDAAIKSSGFSEASYSYIRWMEEVETCPKYLEAYRRLQQLYQANEGFRTEISRSTEMALRCLQNGREKAVESSNKENEDGNALDLQEGEKYLLKELAFLEAVPNIYESCQEFVLVYHRSWPVLEKYMNGAYDDKVKPFLGFVILPL; translated from the exons ATGTCACACTCTGAAATTTCTCAAGCTGTTCTTAATGGGAAGAAATTCCTACACGATAGAAAAACACTGCTTCTAGGTATAAGCCCTGGCAATCCGTATTACTATCGTTCGGATGTTTTGGAGCGACTTTTTGATTTTGCAAAACAGAGTGCAGATAAG GTACTCGTCTTCATCCCAGACAAGATATTGGAGCATAATTTTCGTGCGGTAGGATCGAAAAACCCGGAGAGATCGGCTCACGTCAAAGCCAACCGCTTGAGGAACAAATGCGATGCAGCGATTAAAAGCAGTGGATTTTCCGAAGCATCTTACAGTTATATCAGATGGATGGAAGAAGTAGAAACATGCCCGAAATACCTTGAAGCCTACAGACGCCTCCAGCAGCTGTACCAAGCGAATGAAGGCTTTAGAACCGAAATAAGCCGGTCCACTGAGATGGCCTTGAGATGTCTCCAAAATGGCCGAGAAAAAGCTGTAGAAAGCTCCAACAAGGAAAACGAAGACGGAAATGCACTTGATCTACAAGAGGGAGAGAAATATCTATTGAAAGAACTTGCCTTTCTTGAGGCAGTTCCTAACATTTATGAAAgttgtcaagagtttgtcttgGTGTACCACCGTTCTTGGCCAGTACTAGAAAAGTACATGAATGGTGCGTACGATGACAAAGTAAAGCCCTTTCTAGGATTTGTAATCCTTCCTCTATGA
- the LOC137999872 gene encoding uncharacterized protein has translation MSIPWKLYLTCWFLGASVQSAVFFSFNAVDYFNYFFPENYKPEVYIGVVVGVGATLGSFLTVTFQPKSSHLTVLVITQIISALLLVAEVVIVPIDVMKTSARFGVILAVIFAATVVQNVGGGALYSFVGEHFPKFGIHAAQSGGVCAFAATFVIRCISKGSFEHLKDRDRGFRLSGYLFVALVDLIILLACCLLPILRMYVLGEGRIVKTLETTPLIGEKAELIRVSRKEVIRKNWAVITTICLTLVISNSLFPGITSQFHGNYNCSSGSHPTTANHSATSSSLEGSAPKTNDKTGWFVVVLFGFYSVADAIGKNLPIFGIIYNKTSILCNCLIQLVIAIPILLIYFEPCYAGLQENWVAYLTVGLLGLINGYGLCAGMMLLAPGISGNKHEESLATNIGYMFLQLGILLGMGANVFLVDYVFEVLVARPG, from the coding sequence ATGTCAATTCCGTGGAAACTTTATTTGACCTGCTGGTTTCTCGGTGCCTCTGTCCAAAGCGCTGTATTTTTTAGCTTTAATGCTGTGGATTACTTTAATTATTTCTTTCCTGAAAACTACAAACCTGAAGTGTACATTGGCGTAGTTGTCGGTGTGGGAGCAACATTGGGCTCGTTCTTAACAGTAACTTTCCAACCCAAGTCGAGCCACTTGACTGTACTGGTCATCACACAGATCATTTCGGCACTGCTGCTGGTCGCTGAAGTAGTTATCGTACCTATCGATGTGATGAAGACATCCGCAAGATTTGGCGTTATCTTGGCTGTAATATTTGCGGCCACTGTTGTACAAAATGTCGGCGGAGGTGCTCTCTACAGTTTTGTTGGCGAGCACTTCCCGAAATTCGGAATCCACGCTGCTCAGTCTGGAGGCGTATGCGCTTTCGCAGCAACTTTTGTGATTCGTTGTATTTCTAAGGGTTCGTTTGAGCACCTTAAAGACAGAGATCGCGGGTTTCGACTCAGCGGTTACTTGTTTGTTGCTTTGGTGGACCTTATTATCCTCTTGGCCTGCTGTTTGTTACCCATTCTGCGGATGTACGTTCTTGGGGAGGGGAGGATAGTCAAAACCCTGGAAACAACGCCATTGATTGGTGAGAAAGCTGAACTGATACGCGTTTCACGCAAAGAGGTTATACGAAAGAACTGGGCTGTAATCACAACAATTTGCCTTACGCTAGTCATATCCAATTCCTTATTTCCAGGCATCACCTCACAGTTCCACGGAAACTACAACTGCTCATCTGGCTCACATCCGACCACGGCAAACCATAGTGCGACATCTTCTTCACTTGAGGGCAGCGCTCCGAAGACAAACGACAAGACGGGATGGTTTGTCGTCGTCCTCTTTGGCTTCTACTCCGTAGCAGATGCTATCGGTAAAAATTTGCCCATCTTCGGAATTATCTACAACAAAACTTCAATCCTTTGTAATTGTCTGATTCAACTTGTCATAGCCATACCGATCTTGTTAATCTACTTTGAGCCATGTTACGCCGGCCTGCAAGAAAACTGGGTGGCTTATCTAACGGTCGGTCTTCTGGGACTCATCAATGGGTACGGCTTATGTGCTGGAATGATGCTTCTGGCTCCTGGAATATCAGGCAACAAACACGAGGAAAGTCTAGCGACGAACATTGGCTACATGTTTTTGCAGTTAGGAATTCTACTGGGCATGGGCGCAAATGTGTTCCTTGTCGACTACGTTTTTGAAGTCCTTGTGGCCCGGCCGGGATAG